agagtcttctcttgtattgttggaagacggtgtttggaTCCATAGCCAGTCATTATTAGCTAAAATGTGTCCCGTCCAACAGTCGTAcgttgaagccctaatccccaaTATGAGtatgtgtggagacggggccttCAAAGAGGTGATAAGTGTTAAATGAGGTCTAAGGTTGGGGCCTGATCCAGTAGGACtgatgtctttataagaagagacaaCAGAGATGCATGCACAGCAATAAGGCCACGTGGGGACACAGCCACAGAGAGAAGCCCCAGGAGAAACtgaccctgccaacaccttgccCTTGGATATCTGGCCTCCAAAaccgtgagaaataaatttctccaGTTCAAGCCCCCGAGTGTGTGGCTGTGGCAGCCCGTGCAGACAGCTACAGCAGTCACTGGTTTGGGGATGGCGAGTGACGCCAGCCAGGCCGATCACAGCACTTCCTTAGGATTCTTCTTCACGGCTTTTCTCTGATTGAAAGACTGAAGAAAATGAGCCCAGTGCTCGCTGTGGCTACAGTTCCAACATCGTGGGGCCAACTGGCTTCAGAATGTGAAGCAAACTTGCAAAGAAAACCCAAGCTAGACTTGCTGGGATTGGAATCCagagccccaacagcctgaggccCACTCTCCCCTCATCCTGACCTGAGCCAGCAGAATCCCCCTGAAGCCAGTGTGAACAGGGTCTCTTTCTTACAACTATGGAGAAGTTCTCATGGAGATGAGAATCTTCTGAAAGCAATGTTCACAGCACCTTAAGTCATTTAATATCACAACTTGTGATGTTAATGCTATAAATCCCATTATAAGACTGAGAACCACAAAATGTTAACCCCAAATCCTTATGATGACAATTCTATGAAGAGAACAGTATTTGGAAAGCTTTGAGGAACGGTTGTTTTGCTTTGAATTTTGATGTTTAAGATGATTACTATCAATGaatagaaacagagtcacagatagagaaaataaaagtatggTTACCAAGGGACAGTGGGGGAAAGGATAAACTGGGatactgggattgacatattcacactactatatacaaaacagacaactaataaggacctcctgtataccgcagggaactctactcagtgctctgtgatgacctatattggaaaagaatctaaatggatacatataaagaaagctgagcaccaaagaattaatgctgttgaactgtggtgtttgagaagactcttgagagtccttggactgcaaggagatcaaaccagtccatcctaaaggaaatcagtcccgaatattcattggaaggactgatgctgaagctgaagctccaatactttggccacctgatgcaaagagctgactcatcggaaaagaccctgatactaggagagctcgaaggcaggaggagaaggggacaacagaggacgagaggctggatggcatcactgactcgatggacacgagtttgagcaactctgggagttggtgatggacagggaagcctggcgtcctgcagtccatgaggtcgcagagagtcagacaaaaccgagcaactgaactgaactggtatgtgtatgtataactgatgcaatttgctgtatatctgaaattagCACAGATGGTAAGTCAACTagactccagtaaaaattaatttttaaaaaaaaggtgattCTTATCACTCTCGTTGTGACGATCATCTCTGCAAGTCTGGCTCCTCACATCAACAACAGTAACTGAAAAGGTTACCTCTTCACACATCACTTCTCTACATCCATCTTCCATTTGGTTGTTCCCCTCTTCTATGTCTTGGCTTCCCAGCAAAGAAACTTCTTCCTCGCTATCTTTCCTTACAAGTGTGTAGCCACTCTAAAAACAACCCAAAGAAAGCAGAGTCAGTGCCTTTAAAATCACAAGGTTGTGACAACATCAAAGTTAGAACCCCTTCAACTCTGTAAAAGACTCAGCTCTTCAGGAATAAAAAgccctttaaaagaaaataagcataTTATATCCACTAGGATGGCTGTTGTTAAAAAAACAGAGAATACATAAGTGTTGATTAGGGTGTGGAAGAACTCTTgtgcattgctgatgggaatgtaaaatggtgtagccactgtggaacaGTTCAGTGGCTCCCCAAAACATTAAACAAAGAACGACCATTTCtagtatatacccagaagaactaaaaGCTAAAGACTCCAATGGATATTTTTATACCCACATTCAGAGCAGCATTGTTCACAGCAGCTAAAAGgtgaaaacaacctaagtgcccatttGTGGATGAACTGAGAAACAAAATGCAGTCtatccaaacaatggaatattattcagccttaaaacgGAAGGAAGGGTCCTCCatagtggtctggtggttaagactccatcttccaatgcaaggggtacaggttcaatccctggtcagggaacaaagatcccacatactatgGAATGCAgtcaaaaagtgggggaaaaaaaaaaggaaggaaattctttctcttccttttttatttttggcaccacatagcttgtgggatctcagttcctcatcTAGGGATTGTACCCAGGCAAGTCTCAGCAGTGAGCACAGAGCCACAACTggtggaccgccagggaattcccaggaaggAAATTCAGACACAGGTTACAACATGGATcaatcttgaggacattatgctaaaatAGAAGGAGAATATTACCTGATTCCACTTGTATGAGATACCTAAAGCAGTCAAATTCATATACACACAAAGTAGAAGGGTAGTTGCCAAGGGCTGGGACGAGAGGAAGTGGGGAATTAGTGTTAATGGATATGAAGTCTCAGTTTAGATGGAAGTTTAGAtggaagagttctggagatgggtgGGAGGCTGTATGCACAGTGTGAAATACTTAATGCCAGTGTGTACTTTAGGTGTACACTGAACTGTGCACCTAAAACCGGTGAGGATGGAAAATTTACATCacgtgtattttaccacaatatttcccccaccccagcaccagaatttttaaaaaaaagaaatacagacaaacaagaaaacagtctGAAAAGAAACTCAACAAATGGTTAACACTGTTTGTAACTATATAGGAAAACTTCAAGGCActattttctgtatttcccaCATTTCCTGTAATTAtgttacttaaattttaaaagcactttaaaaaatgaagaggcaagaataaggaagaaaaacactGTAGTTATGACCAGCATCACTGAAAGATTTCAGTGCAAGCTCCTGTCAGGTTTGGGGTTCATAAAAGGGGGACCAGTTTCCCATGCCCAGATGTGCAGGTTCCTGGCACCATGCCTCTGCAGAACAGCCAACCCCAGAGTGCTCAGTGAGGGAAGCCTTAGCTTTTAAATCAAAGCCTGGACCCCGTGGAAGGTGCTCTGTTTTTTTccaaatctatttatttatttctttggctgcactgcacagcaagCAGGACTTTAGTTCCCTGATGGGACTGAACCAATGCCCGCCGCagaggaagcatggagtcttagccactggcatTCCTGAAAGGTGTTTTCCTTACAAAACTTTGCACAGCTAAAAACAGACTTTGCTCACCATCAACAAACACGCATCCGAACTCACACTTACCCTGCTGACCCCAAAACAATTGCGCCCCCTGTGCAGCCACAGCAGAAAGAGTGGTTTTCCCAAGAAAAGCACGGGGACTGACAACACTGTGATGACCAGCAGCAGCCTCTGGATATGCTCCTGTTGGTGCAGACGGGGAGGAAGCCGGTTGAAATGCAAAGACGTACCAACAGTGTCATTGGTACGCTGAAACTAGTGACAATCAAGCAGAATGTCTTTTAGCAAGGAACGTAAAGTAAACGCAAGCTAAATTATATTTGTCAGAGGGTCTTTACCTTTTGTTTCTTAAACTCATAGCTGATATGGGTGGCATCACACAAACGTGCATCTACACAGAAAAGTCATTTCTGGAGAGGACCATATGCCACGGTCCAACTGCCAGTTCTCTGAAAGCCTGGCTGAGTCAGAGACTGACTTTAAAGAAACCGgaggggcttcccctggtggctcagtggtattatttaaatataaataaataaataaaattatttaaaaagaaaaaaactggaaaaaaaaaaaaagagaaaagaaaaaactggaaaGACAGATGGATGAGCAGTACTCGGGAACCTTCCAGTAACACATTCTTTCCCCACCACTTCTGACAGCTAAGGAGTGGCAGCAAGTCTGGATTACAGTCTGACCAGAGCCCTGGCGATAGCACTCATGGCAGAATGACACCCCCGTGAtaacagagagaaacagaaagccGCTCAGTGCCTGGGAGGCTGTGGGAAGCACCTTTAATCACTCTACTGATCGAAACAAAAAGGCTCTCATGAGGACTTCCCTTGAGTTCCTAAGaatgggggaaggaaaaaaaaaagattgtttacCTGCCCTGGGTAAAGACCACCTGTGTCACTAGCCAGGAATAAAAACATGCTAATAAATTCAATCAGAATGCTAGGAGCAGTTCTGGAGGTTTCGGCTGAATAAACCAGCCACTTATAGATGATCATAAATATAAGGTATCCAAAGATGCAGAGCATGAAGAGCAGTTCTGGTATGGAAACCAGACAAATATTGAACTTCTTCCTGAAATGCCTAGGGCAAAAAACAGAATTGATTAACCCATGAACAAatgttttaacatttattatttggctgcactgggtcttagtggcagcacGCAGCTGGACTAAGataaaaagtaaagaggaaattaATCTTAAATTCTCTGTGACACAGCCTATCTCAGAATCACATCATCTGTGTTATGATCCAGATATAATCACAAAAAGATGTGAGGACAGGAGAGAAGACTAGTCTTTCCCTTTCAGGttcaattagaagaaaaaagacatCATCTCTTACTTCTAATATACCAGCTGtaagaaacaaaccaaaagtttttgatttataaaataaaaaagaatatgacaaAAATCACCTCTGGAAATAAATGTGAATGAACATGCTGCATGTCTCCCTCACTTGAACATTAACTCCATGAGGGTGAAAACTTTTTTCTGATCTCTCTGTTCAACCCCTAACAGTGCCAGGCACATTCTatatgctcaacaaatatttgctgaatcaaatgaaagtgaaagtgaagtcgctcagtcgtgccgactctttgcgaccccatggactgtagccaccaggctcctctgtccatgggattttccaggcaatagtactggagtggactgccattaaAGAAGCCGCCAAAAAACGGATCATCAAAACAGGAGCATATGAATACGACATACCCCCATACTGGCTCCCTTTAAGATCTAGGCAGTCTATCATCAAGCAAAGGTTAAGAAATATTAATACCAACAACTTGATTTATAAatactggtttttaaaaaaatctgtacttACAAGTGGTTAAATATTCCCAGAATGACTCCAAAAGTCATGTGAGTAATCCCTAAAATCACAGACATCTTCATTTTGAAAGAGTTTAGAAAAGTGAGACGATTGGTGGCCAAGTTCCAAatctaaagacaaaacaaaacaccaaaaaagaaaactttaactcCCTTCAACTGCCTTAGGATAAAAGTGCTATTCCTTAGGGAAAACCCTGGTCAAGCCTTTTCAAGTTTCCTATCGTATTAAGACTTGAGGCAACACTATTcaattatgtaaattatatttagaGACAAGAATAAACAATTAGGAGAGAGGTTCCCTTGGAAAGCTCAGATAAGGGGATGATAGACTCCTGTCAGTGCGTTCTTTTCACTACTGTATCACCTCCCTCCAAACCAATTCTGACGCAgctttatttacttggctgcgcccagtcttagctgcagcatgcaggatctttacttGCGGCacgtgaactcttagctgtggcatgtgagatctagttccctggtcagggatcgaacccaggttccctgcatcAGGATGGCAGAGTCTgagacactggaccaccaaggaagtcccctgagGTAGTTTCTAAGCTCTTCTCTTAAGGCTGAGATTCCTTGAGAAGAACCCCGAGTCTAGAGAGATGCTGCCTGGGCCTCATAAGCAGCCGCCTGCCGAGCCCCATGGCGGGGCGGGTAGGGTGGGGacagccccagccccagagccactgcctctctttccttctccccacaCTTTTCCCCTTTCAAACCACCACCTCAATAAGCACCATGATAAGCTTAAGCTCCCTTTCCCATTCTAAAATTccacactatttctttctaaagcaaaagataaaaaaaacaaTGTGCACAAAGAAACGGAAGCAGCAGCACACGTTTCACGGCACTTTCCACTAGAATCAAGGGGTCAGGGAGTAGGACAGACTGTAACCCCAGCTCTCCGTGGATCTGCACTCAGGCACTGATCCTGGCTTCTCAAACGGACTGTCAGCTTCATCTGCACACCAGCCTGACTCGGAATACACGGTGGGCCTCTGTCATCCAGACAGAAACCCCCTCCGAGAACCAACCAACCACCTGAACCGTGCTCAACAGTCTGTGAAACCTCTGTGACAGTTGAAGCTAGGTGATCCTgggaattcctggtggtccaatgattaggGCCCTGAGgtatccctggtcaaggaactaaggccCTTACTCCTAAGGGAGTAAGCCACACGGAGTGGTCAAAACTAACAacatttttcattgaaaaataagGTGGTACTAGCGAGAAACTTGaggtattaaggggaggagtatACTCACGGGATCAATGCCAAAAGGGTAAGGGCCTCGGAACACTCCAGGAACACTGGGATCCAACTGTAACACGCCGTGGTGCCTGACGACGCTGTCACTGTAACACAAAAGAAGAGTGAGGGCCTCCTGTGATGGGGGAGGGAGCCTCGGAGTGACGCCCTCTACCTTAGACATCATTTGGCAGCTGGGCAGACACTCACTTCCAAAGCACCATCTTCCTCTGCTCCTCTGGGCTGTGACTGGAGCTGTACATGGCAGACACGTTCCACCTGGAGCCGAAGAGGTTGACCGACTTGGAAAAGCAGTCGTTGTAGATGAGGCCCGTGTACACTGAGAACAGCCCCATCAGCAGGAGGATATAGCGACCATTGAAGAACATCCGCATGATCTGTGGGGAGCGAAGTGTGGTGAGTGAGACAGGACCATGGGGAACAGGAGCGGAAGTGATCGAGTTAGTCTGGGCACATTCTTAACCGCtcctctccaggctgctcacaatCAAGCTCATGGGGACgttcccagcagtccagtggctaagactttgcactcccagtgcaggggacccgggtttgatccctggtcagggaactagatcccacatgctgcaactaagagtttgcatgctgcaactaaagatcccgcatgctgcaactaagatccagcacagccaaataaacaaacacttaaaaatacatatatatataaataaaaatcaagttcATGGCACGGAACTTGCCATCACACAAGAACGAAGACCCACCCCACCTAGGTCTCGGGTTTCGGTTATCgccaaaaatgaaacatttttaaatgtctcttttTCTAGTCAAAGAGAAGGTAATCACTACTAATGCTACCTCACAGGAGATAATGAGCTGGAGGGTTTATGTTTTACCTCTTGTGACTGATTTAGTCTGGGATGATTTTCGTTTAACACCAACAGGAGGGCAAATAAGAACATCACAAAACCATGTCCAAAGTCTCCAAACATCACGGCAAATAAAAAGGGGAAAGTGATGATGGTGAAGAGAGCTGCAGGAAAAGCAAAGAGATTTCTGAttggcagcagaggcagaaatttCTAGTTAATGCAAACACGACCGCATATAATGATCTTGACTTTCTCCCAAATTCTCAAGAGAGAATTGACAGGTTAAAAAGAacactttagggacttccctggtggtccagtgattaagactgcatgcttccaatgcaggggcatgggtttaaCCCCGGGCTGGGGGAAGTATGATTCCACATGCCCCCAGGCacgttcaaaaataaaataaacagcttAAACTAAATAACAAAACAGTTACTAGTGAGCCTATTTTTCCAAATATCTATTACATTctcataggggaaaaaaagcagcagtgatgtacAGAATGCATAAAATATAAAGACTAGCAAATACAGGCTTCCAACCTGGGTTCACCTCTTGGTAGCTCCCGACCCCGTAGGCATCCACGATGTTCTGAAACCCCTCGGTGAATTTGTTGGTACGGATCAGAGTTGGGGGAGTTTCTTTTGTTGGGATTGTGTTCATGAATGAGGGGATCGTACCCccgctctctctctttcacatgaaaagaagaaaaaaagaaaaaattaccacCCAAGAGCTCTTTCAACAAATCTTGGTGGCCTGCTATGACAAGGCCCTGTGCAGGGCCACATGGGGAAGTACTGATCACCAGCCCCCAGGAGGTTCAAGTACAGCAGGAGTGACAGGAGGAACTGAGGGAggctcctggggtggggaggtggggtacGCCTGGGGGTTGCGGTCTTACAGAAGGAAGAATCCAGCAAGGCTGAGTGGTGGGAAGTGGGCAGTGatgagtaaaacaaaaataaaccaaaatgttGCCATACTGACATTCTGATTTATCCTTccctatatttcatttttattaggtAATACTGTAGCTATCTCTAAATTTCTCTTGAACATTTTTAGGAGATAAACCACTAAATTCCAGTTTTATATTGGCGACCCTGGGGCTACTTATATACACACGTATGCACTAAAGTACCAGTCATGTCTCTCAAAACTGATGCTACCTCAATAAATGAGAGTCATTTAGACCTTTAAACAAATACAACAGATGCCCCATACTCCAGAATAACTATTTTTATGCCATCattattttgatgtttttgtaCCATCACAGAATTATGTGAAGAAACAAAGTGATTAACCAAAAGCTCATAAGAAAACATGTTTCTTTGTTGAAGTATGTAAACCTGTTATTTTCAGTAAAGAACTAAGTTTTGATACAGAAAAACCtcttgtatagcagaaactaacacaacattgtaaaacacctataccccaattaaaaaaaaactcacataGGAACACGGGAGACTGAGCCCATAGTCCTAAAGTGAGAATAACCTATTATTCAAAGTTCagaggaagaaggcaatggcacccactccagtattcttgcctggagaatcccagggacgggggagcttggtgggctgctgtctatggggtcgcacagtcggagacgactgaagcgatttagcagcagcagcagcacatggtttaatggagaagggaatggcaacccactccagtactcttgcctggagaatcccaggaatcggggagcttggtgggctgccgtctatggggctgcacagagtctgacacgactgaagtgacttagcagcagcagcagcagcacatgatttaatggagaagggaatggcaacccactccagtactcttgcctggagaatcccagggatgggggagcctggtgggctgctgtctatggggttgcagagtcggacacgactgaagtgacttagcagcagaagcaaagTTCAGAGACCACAGGAACTGAGATTAATGGGTTCAACCAAGTTGAATAAATGGAAGTATATTTAACCAAAAACTTCCGCATgaccaaagcaaacaaacagaaagaaacacCATAAGACAAGTGACAGAACTGGGGGAGAGTATTTGTTCCTGTATCACAGACAACGAGCTAAGGAAATTAGTAAGAAAAGGACCAACCCCCAAGTGGAAAATGGGCAAAGCATATGAACAGAGAGCTCACCAGAAGGTGAAAATTCAAAGGCTCTTAAACATCCAAAAAGacattcaggacttccctggtggtccagtggttaagagtctacctgccagtgtaggggacctgggtttgatccctggtctgggaagataccacatgcctaggggcaacgaagcccatgctctgcaactagagacgcacaccacaactagagtagcccccactcgcccgAGAGCAGCAACAaacatccagcacagccaaaaataaaacaaatttttcttttttttaatgaaagaaagataTTCACCCTCACTCAAAATAGGGGGAAATGCAACAATTGGTTGCATTCATCTGGCAAGTATCTGGCAAAactgatccagcaattccatcctGGGAATCTACCCAGTATCTGGCAAATCTGTGCATGTCTGAATTGTCAAAGGTCAAATGTTAGTCTCTGTGCTGGTGGTATTCGCAAAGCTGGAAACCACCTAAATGACCAGGGACTAGTTCCATAAACCATGTGACAACAATTCCATCTGGATATTAAATAGCTATAAAACAGGGAAGttctcttaaaagaaaagaaagtataaataGCACATAATCTATTGTGAAGAAAGGGAATTCTCCCCTTTTATATATTCCTATTTGATCTATGATTAAGAAACTCAAAGAcataataaaactaaaacaagGGTTGTCTTGAGCAGGGGAACTGAACAAAACTGAGGCTTTGCGTACAAGGAAGTCCCTTCACTGgttctttaataatatttttttgacTTGTAAAACATGTCACTGAACTACTTACTCAAACGAGCAAATTAAAAATGCCACTGCAACTGCTATATTtagacagataaccaacaaggacctcctgtacagcacagggaactctgctcaatgtgatgtggcaacctggatgggaggggggttgggggagagtggatacctGTATaggcatggctgagtccctttgctgtccatctgaaactatcacaacattgttaatcggttaTATTCCAACATAAAATGAAAGGTTTGCTTTAAAAGCCTGTGcaaatcactttgccatatatAGGaacacactgtaaagcaactaaacttcaattaaggaaaaaagaatgcaCGTGCACAGAGCTTCCAGTGAGTGACTCTGCAatttcagttcaaaagcatccacatAGTGTCCTCTCCTGTCTATCTCATTGCCCTGAGCTTGATGAGATACACTCCAACCTTGGGCAGGAAAGGGccagcagggagaggaggggaagggaggggagagagggaggggagagagggaaggggaggggaggggaggggagagagggaaggggaggggaggggaggggagagagggaaggggagagagggaaggggaggggaaagagaggaggggaagggagagccaCCTCACCGAGCCCTCCTCCAGTGCCCTTCGCAGCTCGTGCAAATCAGCCTCAGGACACCAGACCTCGGCGATGAGGCACTTGTTGGTCACGTCGAAGCTGCACATGTTCAGCATGTGGTAAATGGCTTTCATCTTCTTCACCTGGATCACGCGGCTGTAGACCGACTCAGCGGCTTTACACAGCACTTGCCTTAAATAGTCCTCGGTTTTGTGAAGCACCTGGGTGAAGACAAACACACAGGATCTCAGCGGAGCATCTGCCGGGCACCTGACCTCcactgggggggagggggggactcTCTCCCccccaggaaggaaggaagttcaGTCCTTCTCCTCCAGGCCCGGAGCTGCCTCTCCCGAACAGGAACCCAGGGCACAGGAACAGTGAGGTGTTGTGGTCCCCAGAGCAGCAGGATGGCCTAGCTGGGCCCAGAGACCTAGGTCCCTAGTTTTTACCCACTCCAGCCTCACCCCACTTCCTGTCAACCCCAGGAGCCACCAATTCCCATCCCATTCTGCCAAGAAACCCTCTTTTGCTCAAATGGGTCAGACTGAACTTCTAAGCAGAAAGATGACTTAAAACAGTGCTGGTAAAATTACAGCCAGCACTTTACATGGGGCTCACTCATCCTATCTGATGAAGAATTACACTTCAGCAGATCAAAGATAAtcagactcctttttttttttaaaaagccccatCATTTAGAAACCATCTAGGTTTCTAACAGGCTGCTAAAATGAAACTCCCATGAAGAGAAAGGAGGTGACATTCCAGTCTCCCTAAAACGTCTTGATTTGTCCACAACCAaaattttccatattaaaaaaaaactaaacggATTTGTAAATGTTTCACAAGCCCTCAGATAAGG
This is a stretch of genomic DNA from Budorcas taxicolor isolate Tak-1 chromosome 17, Takin1.1, whole genome shotgun sequence. It encodes these proteins:
- the ATP6V0A2 gene encoding V-type proton ATPase 116 kDa subunit a 2, producing the protein MGSLFRSETMCLAQLFLQSGTAYECLSVLGEKGLVEFRDLNQNVSSFQRKFVGEVKRCEELERILAYLVQEISRADIPLPEGETSPPAPPLKQVLEMQEQLQKLEVELREVTKNKEKLRKNLLELIEYTHMLRVTKTFVKRNVEFEPTYEEFPPLENESLLDYSCMQRLGAKLGFVSGLINQGKVEAFEKMLWRVCKGYTIVTYAELDEPLEDPETGEVIKWYVFLISFWGEQIGHKVKKICDCYHCHVYPYPNTAEERREIQEGLNTRIQDLYTVLHKTEDYLRQVLCKAAESVYSRVIQVKKMKAIYHMLNMCSFDVTNKCLIAEVWCPEADLHELRRALEEGSRESGGTIPSFMNTIPTKETPPTLIRTNKFTEGFQNIVDAYGVGSYQEVNPALFTIITFPFLFAVMFGDFGHGFVMFLFALLLVLNENHPRLNQSQEIMRMFFNGRYILLLMGLFSVYTGLIYNDCFSKSVNLFGSRWNVSAMYSSSHSPEEQRKMVLWNDSVVRHHGVLQLDPSVPGVFRGPYPFGIDPIWNLATNRLTFLNSFKMKMSVILGITHMTFGVILGIFNHLHFRKKFNICLVSIPELLFMLCIFGYLIFMIIYKWLVYSAETSRTAPSILIEFISMFLFLASDTGGLYPGQEHIQRLLLVITVLSVPVLFLGKPLFLLWLHRGRNCFGVSRSGYTLVRKDSEEEVSLLGSQDIEEGNNQMEDGCREVMCEEFDFGEILMTQVIHSIEYCLGCISNTASYLRLWALSLAHAQLSEVLWAMLMHVGLRVDTTYGVLVLLPVIALFAVLTVFILLIMEGLSAFLHAIRLHWVEFQNKFYVGAGTKFVPFSFRLLSSKFSDDLA